TTCGTCGGCGTTCATGTCGTTCTGCAGCTCCTGGCCGCGGGCCACGCGGTGCGAACTACGGTGCGCCGGCCGGACCGGCAAGCCGACGTGCTGGCGATGCTGCGCGAGGGCGGGGCGGCTGCGGAGAACCTGGCTTTCTTCACCGCGGACCTCACCCGGGACGATGGCTGGCGCGAGGCGGCCGCCGGCTGTGATTACGTGCTCCATGTCGCCTCGCCGCTGTCGACCAGCGTTCCCAAGGACGAAAACGAGATGATCATTCCGGCGCGCGACGGCACGCTGCGCGTGTTGCGCGCCGCGCGCGAGGCCGGTGTCAGGCGCGTCGTCATCACCTCGTCGCTGGGCGCGATCGGCTACGGCCACACGCCGCGCGAAACGCCGTTTGACGAGACCGACTGGACCAATCTCGGCGGCGCCGACGTGCAGCCCTACATCAAGTCCAAGACTTTGGCCGAGCGGGCGGCCTGGGATTTCGTCGCGCGCGAAGGGGACGGGCTGGGGCTGTCGGTGATCAACCCCGCCGGTATCTTCGGGCCGGTGCTGGGGCCGGACTTTTCCGGCTCGATCGAGATCGTCAAATCGCTGCTCGATGGCGCCATGCCGGCGGTGCCGCGGGTTTATTTCGGCGTGGTCGACGTCCGCGATGTCGCCGACCTGCACTTGCGGGCCATGACGGCGCGCGCGGCCAAGGGCCAGCGCTTCATCGCCGTCTCCGGCGAGACGATGTCCATCCTCGACATCGCTGTTGCGGCGGGAACTCGGGCCACGGGCGCGCCGGGTTCCGCGGCTCCAGGCTCCGGACTGGCTGGTGCGGCTGGCGGCGAGCCGGATTCCCTTGCTGCGTGCGGTCGTACCGATGCTCGGAAGGGTGCGACATTCCACCAGCGCCAAGGCGAGGTCGGTGCTCGGCTGGCAGGCCCGGTCCAACGAGGAGGCGATCCTCTCGACCGCGGAAAGCCTGATCCGGCTCGGCCTGGTCAAGGCGTGAGGTCGCCCGCCAGCCGCGCTTGTCATGCCGGTGCGGGGATGCTCCACTGCCGCCCCTGAATGCGTAGCGTGGGAGGCGGCGCCGATGGACAAGATTCTCGAAGCCGCAAAGGCGATCGCGCTGGCGCGCCGCAACCATGCGCCGCTCGCGCCCCTTGAGCGTCCCCCCGCCGATGAAGCTGAGGGCTATCAGATCCAGCGCGCGCTGCACGATCTCCTGCTGCCCCATGCCGGGCCGCTCGTCGGCTACAAGATCGGCTGCACCAGCCAGGTGATGCAGGACTACATCGGCATCCCGCATCCCTGCGGCGGCGGCGTGTTCCAGAAGGGTGTCCATGAGAGCGGCGCCAAGCTCGCCGCCTCGAATTATGTCCGCGTCGGCGTCGAATGCGAGATCGCGGTGCGGCTGAAGCGCGACCTTGCCGCGGGCGAGGCGCCGTTCACGGCCGAATGGGTCGGCGAGGCCGTCGAGGCCTACCAACCCGCTATCGAGATCGTCGACGATCGCTACGTGAAGTGGGAGACGATGGGAGCGCCGACGCTGATCGCCGATGATTTCTTCGCCGCCGGCTGTGTGCTGGGACGCCTGGTTCCGCGCTCATCCGTGCCGGACCTGAACGCGGTCAAGGGTCGCGCCATCGTCAACGGCGAGGAGGCCGGTCACGGCACCGGCGCCGACGTGCTCGGCCATCCCCACAACGCGCTCGCCTGGCTCGCCAACCATCTCGCCGCCGAGGGCAAGGGCCTGCACGCGGGGCAGCTCGTGCTCACCGGCAGCCTGGTCAAGACGCTGTGGCTGAAGGCCGGCGACAAGGTGCGGATGGAACTGGACGGGCTGGGCGTGGTGGAGGCGAAGTTTACGTGATCTCTCCGCGTCGTCATTGCGAGGAGCCCTTGCGACGAAGCAATCCAGAGTCTTTCCGCGGAAGCAGTCTGGATTGCTTCGCTGCGCTCGCAATGACGGAGTCTGAGGCGCGGCTTTCGTTGGGGCTCTCCGCCGTCATTGCGAGGAGCTCTTGCGACGAAGCAATCCAGAATCTTTCGGCAGGAGACAGTCTGGATTGCTTCGCTTCGCTCGCAATGACGGAGGTTGGCGCGGCGGCTGAGTGCGCTGACTGGCGACGAAACGCGGCTCACAGCGGTCATCGATCCAAAATACATGCGGCCCTCGCCAGGGGAGCTAGCGAGGGCCGCGTAGTACATCGTCGTTCGCGCCTAGGTTCGCGAACACGATGTGGGAGCTCGGAGGTGACTCAGAAGGGCAGCAGCACGTCCATGACTTGCTGGCCGTAGCGCGGTTGCTGCACGTCCATGATCTGGCCGCGGCCGCCATAGGCGATGCGTGCCTGTGCGATCTTGGAGGAGTCGATTGTGTTGTCGCTCTGGATGTCTTCGGGGCGGACGATGCCTGCTACTATGAGCTCGCGGATCTCGTAGTTGACGCGGATCTCCTGCTTCCCTTCGACCACGAGGTTGCCGTTCGGCAGCACCTGAGTCACGACGGCAGCGACGTTGGTCTGCAATGCTTCCTGCCGATTGACCGAGCCTTTGCCGTCGCTGGAGGAGGTCGAGTCGGTGGTGAGAAGGCGACCGGGCAGGACCTTGAGCGGCTGCGTGATCGTCTGGCTGCCGATAAAATCCGAAATGCCCGAATCTTCCGAGGCGGTGCGGCTGCGCTGGGTCTCGTTGGAGAGGTTGGCCTTGTCGGTGATATTCACGGTCACGGTCAGGAGGTCGCCGACCTGGCGGGCGCGCTGGTCCTTGAAGAAGGCGCGGCTGCCGTTGCGCCACAGCGAGTTCGGATTGTAGGAGGCGACCTCCGGCTTCGGCATAGGCATCTGCACCGGCTTGTAGCCGGGCTGCGTGGTCGGATTGTCGATCGCCGAGAGCTTCGGTTGCTCGCCGATCTGCGACAGGCGGTCGATCGAGGAGCAGCCGCCCAGCGCGCAAGAGGCAAGCAGCAGGGCAGAGATCGCGATGCGACGAAGACGGTAAGCCGAACTGAAAGCAGACATGACTAACTCTTACTTTGCTTGAGCTTGCGAGACGCGAGCTTGCGGGATCTGGGCTTCTGCGATCTGGGCCGGCGACGCGGGGGTCTGGACCAGGTTCCGGAGGAGAGCTGCGGTGTCGACGGGGGCCGGTGCTTCGTCGCGCTTAAGCGAGGAGGTCTGCTCGACTGCCGAAGCCATCGGCGCGGACTGGCTGGCGCCCAGCACGGTGACCTGGCCGCGGCCGGTGACAACGCCGGTCAGCGTGCGCTTGGATTGCAAATTGAGGACGCTGACGGTGTCGCCTTCAGCGCCGCTCTCGATCGCCTTGCCGCGCGTGGTGAGGTAGAGGCCGGGCACCTGGTAGATGATGGTGACGGATTGGTCGCGCACCACGAAGTCGGGCTTGACGATGTCGGCGACGCGGATCGGCATGCCTGCCCGCATCGCCCGGCGCAGCTGCATTCCGATGGTGCGGTCGCGCGAGGCGGGCTCGCCGGTGACCTCGGCCTTCGGCCGGCGCTCCAACGAGACGTCGGAGGATTTCAAGAGCTCGGTGCGGTCGATGTCGCGCGTCAGTACGGCCACTTCCACCGTCTCGATCGCGGTGCCGGTGAAGCGGAGCTTGGTCGGCGTCGGATGGTTGTCGTTGTTGATCTCGAAGGCGATGTCGAAACGGCCGCTGCGGGCGTCATAGCGGGTTGCGACCGGCTGGAGCGCGCCGCTGTTGGAGGCATCCAGCCGCATGTCGGAGATGCCGCGGTCGAACGTGACGGTGATGTTGGCGGCGTCCCCGAGGCCGAAGCGGCGCTCGAGCGCGGAAGCGACCGCGTTTTCGAGGTCCTTGTTGGCGAGCGTACGGGCGAGGCGGGTGACCTGGACCTCCTTGATGTCGCCGGTCATCACGCCGATCACCTGTTTTGCGCGGAGCACCGACAGCACCTGCGCGACCGTCAGCGTGCCGGTGGTGCCGAGATCGGGCGAGCGGTAGACCGGGATCAGCGCGGCAGATCCTGCGTTGTCGATGAGATCGCCGACCCGCACCACGTCCGAGGTCACGGCAACGCTCGCGCGCAGCGTCGGCGTCGCGATGAAATCGTCGGCCGCCGCGGCCGGCAGCGCCAGCGCGAGAAGGGCGGAGATCGTGGCGAGGGTGATCCGGATCATCGTCATCACTCAGCGG
This genomic stretch from Bradyrhizobium sp. CCGB12 harbors:
- the flgH gene encoding flagellar basal body L-ring protein FlgH — protein: MSAFSSAYRLRRIAISALLLASCALGGCSSIDRLSQIGEQPKLSAIDNPTTQPGYKPVQMPMPKPEVASYNPNSLWRNGSRAFFKDQRARQVGDLLTVTVNITDKANLSNETQRSRTASEDSGISDFIGSQTITQPLKVLPGRLLTTDSTSSSDGKGSVNRQEALQTNVAAVVTQVLPNGNLVVEGKQEIRVNYEIRELIVAGIVRPEDIQSDNTIDSSKIAQARIAYGGRGQIMDVQQPRYGQQVMDVLLPF
- the flgA gene encoding flagellar basal body P-ring formation chaperone FlgA, which encodes MIRITLATISALLALALPAAAADDFIATPTLRASVAVTSDVVRVGDLIDNAGSAALIPVYRSPDLGTTGTLTVAQVLSVLRAKQVIGVMTGDIKEVQVTRLARTLANKDLENAVASALERRFGLGDAANITVTFDRGISDMRLDASNSGALQPVATRYDARSGRFDIAFEINNDNHPTPTKLRFTGTAIETVEVAVLTRDIDRTELLKSSDVSLERRPKAEVTGEPASRDRTIGMQLRRAMRAGMPIRVADIVKPDFVVRDQSVTIIYQVPGLYLTTRGKAIESGAEGDTVSVLNLQSKRTLTGVVTGRGQVTVLGASQSAPMASAVEQTSSLKRDEAPAPVDTAALLRNLVQTPASPAQIAEAQIPQARVSQAQAK
- a CDS encoding 2-keto-4-pentenoate hydratase gives rise to the protein MDKILEAAKAIALARRNHAPLAPLERPPADEAEGYQIQRALHDLLLPHAGPLVGYKIGCTSQVMQDYIGIPHPCGGGVFQKGVHESGAKLAASNYVRVGVECEIAVRLKRDLAAGEAPFTAEWVGEAVEAYQPAIEIVDDRYVKWETMGAPTLIADDFFAAGCVLGRLVPRSSVPDLNAVKGRAIVNGEEAGHGTGADVLGHPHNALAWLANHLAAEGKGLHAGQLVLTGSLVKTLWLKAGDKVRMELDGLGVVEAKFT